One window of Nocardia nova SH22a genomic DNA carries:
- the radA gene encoding DNA repair protein RadA, with translation MAKVKSLYRCSSCGNEVAKWVGRCPGCSEWGTVDEVAVTAGSSGAGNSAGRRALLPSTAAAPISTIDSKVTRARPTGVGELDRVLGGGVVPGSVVLLSGEPGVGKSTLLLEVAHRWARQREERALYVTAEESAGQVRLRADRTDAVHERVYLAAESDLATILGHVDQVRPTLLVVDSVQTMLAADADGVIGGVTQVRAVTAALTALAKASGIAVLLVGHVTKDGNVAGPRTLEHLVDVVLQFEGDKHSTLRMVRGIKNRFGSADEVGCFELHDDGIKGVSDPSGLFLHHRADQVPGTAITVAMDGKRPLLGEVQGLTVSTQVPAPRRAVSGLDYNRVSMVLAVLQSRCGVYLGKHDVYAATVGGMRLAEPAADLAVAVAIAGAERDIPLRAGMVVLGEVGLAGEVRRVTGVGRRLREAERLGFTEALVPPGTDLSGITMKVHEVANVRAALASSGLSKRRRERTEAS, from the coding sequence GTGGCCAAGGTGAAATCGCTCTACCGGTGCTCGTCCTGCGGTAACGAGGTTGCCAAGTGGGTGGGGCGGTGCCCGGGATGCAGCGAGTGGGGGACCGTCGACGAGGTGGCGGTGACGGCGGGCTCGTCCGGGGCAGGGAACTCCGCGGGTCGCCGCGCGCTGCTTCCCTCGACGGCCGCGGCGCCCATCTCCACCATCGATTCCAAGGTCACCCGGGCCCGGCCCACCGGTGTCGGGGAGTTGGACCGGGTGCTGGGCGGGGGTGTCGTGCCCGGTTCGGTGGTCCTGCTGTCCGGTGAGCCCGGTGTGGGGAAGTCGACGCTGCTGCTCGAGGTCGCCCACCGGTGGGCGCGGCAGCGCGAGGAGCGTGCGCTCTACGTCACCGCCGAGGAATCGGCCGGGCAGGTCCGGCTGCGCGCCGATCGCACCGACGCGGTGCACGAAAGGGTCTATCTCGCAGCGGAATCCGATCTGGCCACCATTCTCGGCCATGTCGATCAGGTCCGGCCGACGCTGCTGGTCGTCGACTCGGTGCAGACGATGCTGGCCGCGGACGCCGACGGTGTGATCGGCGGGGTGACGCAGGTCCGGGCGGTCACCGCCGCGCTGACCGCCCTGGCCAAGGCGAGCGGTATCGCGGTGCTGCTGGTCGGGCACGTCACCAAGGACGGCAATGTCGCCGGGCCGCGCACCCTGGAACATCTGGTGGACGTGGTGCTGCAGTTCGAGGGGGACAAGCACTCGACGCTGCGGATGGTGCGCGGGATCAAGAATCGCTTCGGCAGTGCCGACGAGGTGGGCTGTTTCGAACTGCACGACGACGGGATCAAGGGGGTCAGCGACCCGTCCGGACTGTTCCTGCATCACCGCGCCGATCAGGTGCCGGGCACCGCGATCACGGTGGCGATGGACGGTAAGCGCCCGCTGCTGGGCGAGGTGCAGGGACTGACCGTGTCCACCCAGGTGCCGGCGCCGCGGCGCGCGGTGAGCGGGCTGGACTACAACCGGGTGTCGATGGTGCTGGCGGTCCTGCAGAGCCGGTGCGGGGTGTATCTGGGCAAACACGATGTGTACGCCGCGACGGTCGGCGGTATGAGGCTGGCCGAGCCCGCCGCGGATCTGGCGGTCGCGGTCGCGATCGCCGGTGCGGAGCGCGATATCCCGCTGCGCGCGGGCATGGTGGTACTCGGTGAGGTCGGGCTGGCCGGCGAGGTACGGCGCGTCACCGGGGTCGGGCGCCGGTTGCGCGAGGCCGAACGGCTAGGTTTCACGGAGGCGTTGGTACCGCCGGGTACCGATCTGTCGGGCATCACCATGAAGGTGCACGAGGTCGCGAATGTGCGTGCGGCACTTGCCTCGAGTGGTCTGTCCAAGCGACGCCGTGAGCGCACGGAGGCATCGTGA
- the disA gene encoding DNA integrity scanning diadenylate cyclase DisA — MVRPRGADPAATIARLVPGTELRDGIDRILRAHTGGLIVLGYDERLERICDGGFELDVEFSPTRLRELSKMDGAVVLSTDGTRIRRANVHLVPDHSLPTAESGTRHKAAERTAAQAGFPVVSVSRSTGIVTVYFDGGRHPIQTSETILARANQAMATLERYRSRLDESARQLSLAELNDCATLRDVLAVVHCLELVRRVAREIGSDVDELGVDGRQLALQLAELVGNTDTLRRLLVRDYLRAEPAGDAELEHALDGLDGLLEVDLLELTNLAPPLGFPATIEALDAAVGPRGYRVLAEIPRVPLGRAEPVIAAFGSLSGLVSASAAEIEGVGGIDAELARQIREGLARLAEPGTV; from the coding sequence ATCGTCCGCCCCCGCGGCGCGGATCCGGCCGCCACCATTGCCCGGTTGGTGCCGGGCACCGAACTGCGGGACGGAATCGACCGGATCCTGCGAGCGCACACCGGCGGCCTGATCGTGCTCGGCTACGACGAACGACTGGAACGCATCTGCGACGGCGGCTTCGAACTCGATGTGGAATTCTCGCCCACCCGGCTGCGGGAGCTGTCGAAAATGGATGGCGCCGTGGTGCTCTCGACCGACGGCACCCGGATCCGTCGCGCCAATGTGCATCTGGTTCCCGACCACTCCCTGCCGACCGCCGAATCGGGCACCCGGCACAAGGCCGCCGAGCGCACGGCCGCGCAGGCCGGATTCCCGGTGGTGTCGGTGAGCCGATCGACCGGCATCGTCACGGTCTACTTCGACGGCGGCAGACATCCGATCCAGACCTCCGAGACGATTCTGGCGCGGGCCAATCAGGCGATGGCGACGCTCGAGCGGTACCGCTCCCGTTTGGACGAGAGTGCCCGGCAACTGTCGCTGGCCGAGCTCAACGACTGCGCCACCCTGCGCGATGTGCTGGCGGTGGTGCACTGTCTGGAGCTGGTGCGGCGGGTGGCCCGCGAAATCGGTTCCGATGTGGACGAACTCGGTGTCGACGGGCGGCAACTGGCGCTGCAACTGGCCGAACTGGTCGGCAACACCGATACCCTGCGCCGTCTGCTGGTGCGTGACTACCTGCGTGCCGAACCGGCCGGTGACGCGGAACTCGAACATGCCCTCGACGGCCTCGACGGCCTGCTCGAGGTGGATCTGCTGGAACTCACCAATCTCGCCCCGCCACTGGGCTTTCCGGCCACGATCGAAGCACTCGACGCCGCGGTCGGGCCGCGCGGATACCGGGTGCTGGCCGAGATCCCGCGGGTTCCGCTGGGCCGCGCCGAACCTGTGATCGCGGCGTTCGGCTCGCTGTCCGGGCTGGTGTCGGCCAGTGCCGCGGAGATCGAAGGGGTGGGTGGTATCGACGCCGAACTCGCCCGCCAGATCCGCGAGGGCCTGGCCAGACTCGCCGAACCCGGCACGGTCTGA
- a CDS encoding DUF4232 domain-containing protein, producing MLEPNGPLPPEIYWRRRLLAIGALVVALALVIWLAMMLLRGGGDNKDTKHAGAAATSTSAAATGTGNPSSAKPAAPGTSASGTVNSTANGTPAQCPDQSLAVKSNVGQPTYKAGEQPVFTVVITNISTAACTRDMGSGLQQVWVQSLDGQRRLWSSTDCDQGGPADVRTLNGGQQAAFTLTWSATTSQPGCEGDRVPVPAGGYAVVAQFGSVRSTPETFNIA from the coding sequence GTGCTGGAACCCAATGGACCGCTCCCGCCGGAGATCTACTGGCGTCGCCGCCTGCTCGCCATCGGCGCGCTGGTCGTCGCGCTCGCACTGGTCATCTGGCTGGCGATGATGTTGCTGCGTGGTGGCGGGGACAACAAGGACACCAAGCATGCCGGGGCCGCCGCCACCTCCACCTCCGCGGCGGCCACCGGCACGGGTAATCCCAGCAGTGCGAAACCCGCGGCGCCCGGGACATCCGCGTCCGGCACGGTCAATTCCACCGCGAACGGCACCCCCGCACAGTGCCCGGATCAGTCCCTCGCGGTGAAATCGAATGTCGGGCAACCCACCTACAAGGCGGGTGAGCAGCCGGTGTTCACGGTTGTCATCACGAATATCTCCACCGCCGCCTGCACGCGCGACATGGGTTCGGGATTGCAGCAGGTGTGGGTGCAGTCGCTGGACGGGCAACGCCGGCTGTGGTCGAGTACCGACTGCGATCAGGGCGGTCCGGCCGATGTGCGCACCCTCAACGGGGGCCAGCAGGCCGCGTTCACGCTGACCTGGTCGGCCACCACCTCACAACCGGGATGCGAGGGTGACCGGGTTCCGGTGCCCGCCGGCGGGTATGCCGTGGTCGCGCAGTTCGGTTCGGTGCGCAGTACGCCCGAAACCTTCAATATCGCCTGA
- a CDS encoding carbonic anhydrase — MPHTNPISAWKSLREGNDRFVNGTLSHPSQGAADRAKLVGGQHPRAILFGCGDSRVAAEIIFDQGLGDMFVVRTAGHVIDESVLGSIEYGVEILDVPLIVILGHDSCGAVRATIDALDDGNVPGGFIRSLVERVTPSILGGRRDGLTEVDELEARHVQETARLLTDRSKIVADRVESGRCAIACVNYKLSDGRAQLHKVIGDIGETV, encoded by the coding sequence ATGCCTCATACCAACCCGATCAGTGCCTGGAAGTCTCTCCGAGAGGGTAACGACCGGTTCGTCAACGGCACACTCTCGCATCCCAGCCAGGGCGCCGCCGACCGCGCGAAACTCGTCGGAGGCCAGCACCCGCGGGCCATCCTGTTCGGGTGCGGTGATTCCCGCGTGGCCGCGGAGATCATCTTCGACCAGGGCCTCGGCGATATGTTCGTGGTCCGCACCGCGGGTCATGTCATCGACGAGTCGGTGCTCGGCTCGATCGAATACGGCGTCGAGATTCTCGATGTGCCGCTGATCGTGATCCTCGGCCACGACAGCTGCGGCGCGGTCCGCGCGACCATCGACGCGCTCGACGACGGCAATGTCCCCGGCGGATTCATCCGCAGCCTCGTGGAGCGGGTGACCCCGTCCATCCTCGGCGGCCGCCGGGACGGCCTCACCGAGGTCGACGAGCTCGAGGCCCGGCACGTGCAGGAGACCGCACGCCTGCTCACCGATCGCTCGAAGATCGTCGCCGATCGGGTCGAGAGCGGCCGGTGCGCCATCGCCTGTGTGAACTACAAGCTCAGCGACGGTCGCGCCCAGTTGCACAAGGTCATCGGCGATATCGGCGAAACGGTCTGA
- a CDS encoding A/G-specific adenine glycosylase: protein MSVDADALIDWYGSAARDLPWRRPGVSAWQILMSEIMLQQTPVVRVEPIWREWVARWPVPSAMAAASPGEVLRAWGKLGYPRRALRLHECARVLAAEHGDVVPADVEVLLGLPGIGAYTARAVACFAYGQRVPVVDTNVRRVVARAVHGRAEAGNPRARDLAETEELLPVRIDRAAVFSAALMELGATVCTARTPDCDRCPLPHCGWIAAGRPVSDVVRRTQKYDGTDRQARGRLLDVLRGATGPVERMALDLAWTHDPGQRDRALDSLLVDGLIEQTDNGLFALAGEG from the coding sequence ATGAGTGTGGACGCCGACGCGCTGATCGATTGGTACGGCTCCGCCGCCCGTGACCTGCCGTGGCGCCGCCCCGGAGTGAGCGCCTGGCAGATCCTGATGAGCGAGATCATGCTCCAGCAGACCCCCGTGGTCCGGGTGGAGCCGATCTGGCGGGAATGGGTGGCGCGCTGGCCGGTGCCCTCTGCCATGGCCGCGGCCTCACCCGGTGAGGTGCTGCGCGCGTGGGGCAAGCTCGGCTATCCGCGGCGGGCGTTGCGCCTGCACGAGTGCGCCCGGGTGCTCGCCGCCGAACACGGCGATGTGGTGCCCGCCGATGTCGAGGTGCTGCTCGGCCTGCCGGGCATCGGCGCGTACACCGCCCGGGCGGTGGCCTGTTTCGCCTATGGACAGCGAGTGCCGGTGGTGGACACCAATGTCCGCCGGGTCGTCGCGCGGGCGGTACACGGCCGCGCGGAGGCCGGGAATCCTCGCGCCCGCGATCTGGCCGAGACCGAGGAACTGCTGCCCGTCCGCATCGACCGGGCGGCGGTGTTCTCCGCCGCTCTGATGGAACTCGGCGCGACCGTATGCACCGCCCGCACCCCGGACTGCGACCGATGCCCGCTACCGCACTGCGGCTGGATCGCCGCGGGCCGCCCCGTCTCCGATGTCGTGCGCCGCACCCAGAAATACGACGGCACCGACCGCCAGGCCCGCGGGCGGCTGCTGGACGTACTGCGCGGTGCGACCGGCCCGGTCGAGCGGATGGCACTGGACCTGGCCTGGACCCACGATCCGGGACAGCGCGATCGGGCGCTGGACTCGTTACTCGTCGACGGACTGATCGAACAGACCGACAACGGATTGTTCGCCTTGGCGGGCGAGGGCTGA
- a CDS encoding metal ABC transporter permease — translation MNEKLSDVFTKMLDFTTTADLLSYDFVQQAFIAAALLGLLAGVIGPLVVNRQMSFAVHGTSELSLTGAAAALLIGIGVGAGAIVGSVVAAVMFGLLGSKARERDSVIAVVMSFGLGLSVLFLWLGPSRAGSKFSLLTGQVVSVGGNGLTSLALCTAAVLVVLAFIYRPLLFASTDPEVAVARGVPVRALSVVFAVLLGVTAAFGVQIVGALLVLSLLITPAAAAAQLTASPLRATVLSVVFAEIAAVGGILLSLAPGVPVSTFITTISFAIYLLCRFVGRPLTEARRRRIPPAVAAVAPSSSDLPVRTAV, via the coding sequence ATGAACGAGAAACTGTCCGACGTCTTCACCAAGATGCTCGACTTCACCACCACGGCCGATCTGCTGTCCTACGACTTCGTACAGCAGGCCTTCATCGCCGCGGCACTGCTGGGCCTGCTCGCCGGTGTGATCGGACCGCTCGTGGTGAACCGGCAGATGTCGTTCGCGGTACACGGCACGAGCGAGTTGTCACTGACCGGTGCGGCCGCGGCGCTGCTGATCGGGATCGGCGTGGGCGCCGGTGCCATCGTCGGCTCGGTGGTGGCGGCGGTCATGTTCGGCCTGCTGGGTTCCAAAGCGCGCGAACGTGATTCGGTGATCGCGGTGGTGATGTCCTTCGGGCTCGGCCTGTCGGTGCTGTTCCTGTGGCTGGGTCCCAGCCGGGCCGGTTCCAAATTCTCCCTGCTGACCGGTCAGGTGGTCAGTGTCGGCGGTAACGGCCTGACCTCGCTGGCACTGTGCACCGCCGCCGTCCTGGTGGTGCTCGCGTTCATCTACCGCCCACTGCTTTTCGCCAGCACCGACCCGGAAGTGGCGGTGGCGCGCGGAGTTCCGGTGCGCGCGCTGTCGGTGGTCTTCGCGGTGCTGCTCGGCGTGACCGCTGCCTTCGGCGTGCAGATCGTCGGCGCGCTGCTGGTGCTGTCACTGCTGATCACCCCGGCCGCCGCGGCCGCTCAGCTCACCGCGAGCCCGCTGCGCGCGACGGTGCTGTCGGTCGTCTTCGCCGAGATCGCGGCGGTCGGCGGCATTCTGCTGTCACTGGCACCCGGCGTCCCGGTCTCGACCTTCATCACGACGATCTCGTTCGCGATCTACCTGCTGTGCCGCTTCGTCGGCCGCCCACTGACCGAGGCGCGCCGCCGCCGCATCCCACCCGCGGTGGCGGCGGTCGCGCCTAGCAGCTCTGACCTGCCGGTCCGGACAGCAGTATGA